A genome region from Eretmochelys imbricata isolate rEreImb1 chromosome 8, rEreImb1.hap1, whole genome shotgun sequence includes the following:
- the NDUFA2 gene encoding NADH dehydrogenase [ubiquinone] 1 alpha subcomplex subunit 2 → MFRGVPFLSVMGLAGKMAAAAAVRSVGSGLGRRLKELRIHLCQRSPGSQGTRDFIEQHYVTLKKANPDFPILIRECSDVQPRLWARYEFGRESCVPLNNLNVDQVAKALENVVHSKT, encoded by the exons ATGTTTCGGGGGGTCCCCTTCCTGTCGGTTATGGGATTGGCTGGGAAGATGGCGGCGGCCGCGGCTGTGCGGAGCGTCGGCAGCGGCCTGGGccggagactcaaggagcttcgGATCCACCTGTGTCAGCGCTCGCCAGGCAGCCAGGGCACCAG AGACTTCATTGAACAGCACTATGTGACTCTGAAGAAGGCAAACCCGGACTTCCCCATCCTGATCCGGGAGTGCTCTGACGTGCAGCCTAGGCTCTGGGCTCGATATG aGTTCGGCAGAGAGAGTTGCGTGCCACTGAATAATCTCAATGTGGATCAAGTGGCCAAGGCCCTGGAAAATGTTGTTCACAGCAAAACATGA
- the IK gene encoding protein Red, with product MPERDSEPFSNPLAPDGHEVDDSHSFSQSKLTNEDFRKLLMTPRAAPTSAPPSKSRHHEMPREYNEDEDPAARRRKKKSYYAKLRQQEIERERELAEKYRDRAKERRDGVNKDYEETELISTTANYRAVGPTAEADKSAAEKRRQLIQESKFLGGDMEHTHLVKGLDFALLQKVRAEIASKEKEEEELMEKPQKETKKDEDPENKIEFKTRLGRNIYRILFKTKAYERNELYLPGRMAYVVDLDDEYADTDIPTTLIRSKADCPTMEAQTTLTTNDIVISKLTQILSYLRQGTRNKKLKKKDKGKLDEKKPPEADMNIFEDIGDYVPSAVKVPREKERDRYRERERDRERERDRERERERERERERDREREREREEEKKRHSYFEKPKADDEPLDIDKGPGSAKELIKSINEKFAGAAGWEGAESLKKPEDKKQLGDFFGMSNSYAECYPATMDDMAVDSDEEVDYSKMDQGNKKGPLGRWDFDTQEEYSEYMNNKEALPKAAFQYGIKMSEGRKTRRFKETNDKAELDRQWKKISAIIEKRKKLEADGVEVKRPKY from the exons ATGCCGGAGCGAGACA GTGAACCGTTCTCCAACCCTCTGGCCCCAGATGGCCATGAGGTGGATGATTCCCACTCCTTCAGTCA GTCCAAGCTGACCAATGAAGACTTCCGAAAGCTTCTTATGACCCCGCGGGCTGCGCCGACATCCGCACCCCCATCCAAATCTCGCCATCATGA GATGCCCCGGGAGTACAATGAAGATGAAGATCCAGCTGCTcgcaggaggaagaagaaaag CTATTATGCAAAGCTGCGGCAGCAGGAGATTGAACGAGAGAGGGAGCTGGCTGAGAAATACAGGGATCGAGCCAAGGAGAGAAGAGACGGTGTCAACAAAGACTACGAGGAAACAGAGCTGATTAGCACGACTGCCAACTACAGGGCAGTGGGACCCACTGCAGAAGC GGATAAGTCAGCAGCTGAGAAGAGGCGACAGCTGATCCAGGAATCCAAGTTCTTGGGTGGTGACATGGAGCACACTCACTTGGTGAAGGGTCTGGATTTTGCACTGCTGCAGAAG GTGCGTGCTGAAATTGCCAgcaaagagaaggaagaggaggagctgaTGGAGAAACCCCAGAAGGAAACCAA aaaagatGAAGATcctgaaaataaaatagaattcaAGACTCGCTTGG gTCGGAACATCTACCGCATACTGTTCAAGACTAAAGCATATGAGCGGAACGAGTTGTACCTGCCGGGGCGGATGGCCTACGTAGTGGATCTGGATGACGAGTACGCAGACACAGATATCCCAACCACCCTGATCCGGAGCAAAGCTGACTGCCCCACCATGGAG GCACAGACCACACTGACCACAAATGACATTGTCATCAGCAAGCTGACTCAGATCCTTTCCTACCTGAGGCAAGGGACCCGCAACAAGAAGCTCAAAAAGAAGGACAAAG GAAAGCTGGATGAGAAGAAACCCCCTGAGGCTGATATGAA TATCTTTGAAGATATTGGTGACTACGTGCCATCCGCGGTGAAGGTGCCACGGGAGAAGGAGCGAGACCGGTACCGGGAGAGGGAGCGAGACCGGGAGAGGGAGCGAGACCGGGAGAGggagcgggagagagagagagagcgggaaCGGGAtcgagagagagagcgagaacgggaggaggagaagaagagacaTAGCTACTTTGAGAAACCCAAAGCTGATGATGAG cCCCTGGATATTGACAAAG GGCCAGGCTCAGCCAAGGAGCTGATTAAATCCATCAATGAGAAGTTCGCTGGAGCAGCTGGCTGGGAAGGAGCAGAAT CATTAAAGAAGCCTGAAGATAAGAAGCAGTTGGGCGATTTCTTTGGGATGTCAAACAGCTACGCTGAGTGCTACCCTGCCAC cATGGACGACATGGCTGTGGACAGTGATGAAGAGGTGGACTACAGCAAAATGGATCAG gGTAACAAGAAGGGGCCCCTGGGCCGCTGGGACTTTGACACGCAGGAGGAGTACAGCGAGTACATGAACAACAAAGAGGCTCTGCCCAA AGCAGCTTTCCAGTACGGAATCAAGATGTCAGAGGGCCGTAAAACACGCCGTTTCAAGGAGACCAATGACAAGGCCGAGCTGGACCGGCAGTGGAAGAAGATCAGTGCA ATCATTGAGAAAAGGAAGAAGTTGGAGGCTGACGG GGTGGAGGTGAAGAGACCGAAGTACTGA